The following proteins come from a genomic window of Coregonus clupeaformis isolate EN_2021a chromosome 2, ASM2061545v1, whole genome shotgun sequence:
- the LOC121536322 gene encoding neurogenin-1-like has protein sequence MCTAMETVYSDMDSSSCDYFMHDDEDSCSSMHASSPSSSIGKPASPASDSQGSSTTDLGQKKRRRGRARNEATVHVVKKNRRVKANDRERNRMHSLNDALENLRTVLPAFPDDSKLTKIETLRFAHNYIWALSETIRIADIEQHQNKSRVDAPLLLPNLCVVDARSPASDACSWSSSASSSSSSPSYCTSSPSSPAAQDDYGCFQTDVLQYSYHSFVPGMSY, from the coding sequence ATGTGCACCGCAATGGAGACCGTTTACTCTGACATGGACAGTTCGAGCTGCGACTACTTCATGCACGATGACGAAGACTCGTGCAGCAGCATGCACGCATCCTCCCCGTCATCCTCCATCGGCAAGCCCGCCTCCCCGGCCAGCGACAGCCAGGGCTCGAGCACTACCGATCTGGGACAGAAGAAGAGACGCAGAGGAAGAGCGAGGAACGAAGCCACCGTGCACGTGGTCAAGAAGAACCGGCGCGTAAAGGCAAACGACCGCGAGAGGAACAGAATGCACAGCCTGAATGACGCTTTGGAGAACCTCCGGACCGTTCTACCGGCGTTCCCCGACGACAGCAAACTCACGAAGATCGAGACTCTGCGCTTCGCTCACAACTACATCTGGGCGCTCTCCGAGACCATACGCATCGCGGATATTGAACAGCACCAGAACAAGTCACGGGTTGATGCTCCTCTCTTGCTTCCCAACCTGTGCGTTGTGGACGCCCGGAGTCCGGCCAGCGATGCTTGCTCCTGGAGCTCCAGcgcttcctcctcttcctcctctccgtCTTACTGCACTTCAAGTCCCAGCAGCCCAGCCGCCCAGGATGACTATGGGTGTTTCCAGACTGATGTTCTGCAGTACAGCTACCACAGCTTTGTACCAGGCATGTCCTACTAA